The Flavobacterium sp. 140616W15 sequence CGTCTTTTAGATAAGAATTCATTTTAGTTGTATAGCCGTAGATATAATAACGCAAGCCATATTCAATTCTGTATAAATCCAAAAAAGATTTAAGAGAAGAGTTTTGTTGTTCTGCTATTTTAAACTGCTTAAAATCCATTAAATTCATAGAGTCTACGTTATTCTTAGCAAGACTATTTGGGATGTCAAAATTATAAATAGCTGTTATTGTATTTGTAATTGCAACACTATGTTTAATTCCGATTTTAGTCCAGAGTTCTAAATCCTGACCGTTTGTTATTCCAGGTGTAAATCCTCCAAATTTTTCTATAATTTCTTTCGGAATTGCTAAACTAGAAGTCCATGTAATTCTAAAAGGGATGTTTGATGAAAAATAATCTTTTATAATTCCGCTAAACGAGCTGTTTATTTGATTATGAGTAGGAATTTGAAAATGTTTTTTGGTTGTTTTAATTTTATAGCGAGAGCAATACATTCCACAATCTGGAAAATTAAGATATAAATTGTTTAGTTCTTCTAGATGATTCGGATACCAATAATCATCTGCATCTAAGAAAGCAATCAGTTTACCTTTAGATTTTTCGATTCCTAAATTTCTCGCAACAGAAACACCTTGGTTCTTTTGATTGTATAGAGTTATTCGAGGATTTTTTAAGTTAAGAACCTTGATTTCGCTACCATCTATCGATTCATCATTGACTACAATGATTTCATAATCCGTAAAGGTCTGTTCGAAAACACTTTTTAAAGTCTTTTCAATATAATCAGCTTTGTTGTATAATGGAATAATAATAGAAAAAAATGCCATATTACTTATTTTTATTGAACAAATATAACTGATTCTGTAAAGGTTAAATAAAAATAAAGAAGGGTTTTGAGAACACAATTGATTAAAAAGTACTTTGTTAAAAATTTTGAAAAATAAATTTCCAGAAGAGATTAATTTATATTTTTTTAAAGAATAGTAAAAGCCTAATATTTTTACAAAATCAGGGTTTAACTTATTTTGTTGATCTAGAAGTATAAGATTGTTTAGGCTGTTTTTTACTTTAGAAATAAAAATTTTACTTTCGTCTATATCTCCATGTTCAATAGCGTTATCAATATGTTTCACTCTGAAATTGGATTTACTAACTTCATAGGCAAATAAGGTATCTTCATGGCCATATTTTGTTAAGCTTGAATCAAATTTTATTTGATTAAAATGTTCTTTTTTAATCAAAGTATTATTGAATAGTAGTGTTTTGTAAATCGCTAAATTTCTTTGAGAAACCGTTTTGTCTTCGATAGTTCTCCCGTATTTCCATCGTAATTTTTGTTTATTGGAATTTACTATTGTAGGGTGAACCCGGCCTCCGTGAATTATATTTGAGTTTTTAATATTGTCTAAATAATTTTGGATATAATTTTTATTAATGACTATTGAATCACCATCTATATAAAGTAAATAGGAATGTTTGGCTTTAGAAGCAAGGAGGTTTCTGTTAGAACTTAATCCAATGTTTTTCGATAATGAGATGAAGAAACAATTTTCTAGTAAATTTATTTTTTCATTATCTTTATTTAATTCAGAATTTGATCCATCATCCTGACAAATAATCTCAAATTCGATTTCAGATTCTAAACATTGCCTATGTAACTCCTTGACAAGAGGACAAATATTGTAATTATATACTGGAATAAGAATGGAAAGCATTAATTGTCGTTTTTTAAAATATATTTGTAAAGAAAATACTTTTTATTAAAAAAATCTCTTTGTTAATAAAAATGATATCAAGTTTATATAAAAGTAAAACACTGAAAATGAATTTAAGATCTGTTTATTATTTTATTTCTCCAAAATCAAGACTTGTTGCACGAAAAATATATTACTCTCCTTTTGATCTGTTCAATTCATTAAGTGGACGTAAAAAGAAAATGGTTCCAAATAAAGGAGATATTTTTATTGGCTCGGGAGACTTCGTAGAGCAAGGGAAACACCATCTTAAGCTTCTAATAGAGTATGCAAAGCTAAAACCAAATCATTCGGTTCTGGATGTTGGATGTGGTATTGGTAGAGTTGCAGTTCCACTTACTAACTATTTATTAGCTGATAGTAGCTACGAGGGATTTGATTTGGTTAAGAAAGGTATTAATTGGTGTAAAAATAATATAACGATAAATTTTCCTAATTTCAATTTTCAGCATATTCCTTTAAACAATGATTTGTATAGCTTAACAAATCAAAAAGCTGAAAACTTTACGTTTCCTTATCTTGATAATTCTTTTGATACTGTGTTTTTATTTTCAGTTTTCACACATATGCAACCATTAGAGATTCAAAATTATCTTAATGAAATTTATAGAGTATTAAAGCCTGGTGGAAGATGTTTAGCTACATTTTTTGTTTATGATGAAATTAATGAGAGTATGATTTCAAACAATAACGGAACTTATATTTTTCCATATAAAAATGAAGGATATAGATTGATGAATGAAAAAGTACCATCAGCTAATATCGCTTTTAATGAAAAGTATTTATATAAAATGGCAGGGCTAAGTAAATTAAAAATTGAGAATAAAATATACGGAACTTGGTCTAAAAGAGGAGATAAGTCCCTATTAGATTTTCAAGATATCTTAGTTTTTGAAAAATAATTTAAAAGTGTATTACACCGTTCTCTGAACTACTTCAAAAATTCTGGCATCTTCACATTTTAATGTTTTTGAAGGGAATTTCATTAATAATGCATAATCGTGTGTTGCCATGATAATGGTTTTTCCAAGTGCATTGATGCTTCTTAAAACTTCAAGAACTTCTGAACTTGTTTGAGGATCTAGGTTTCCTGTAGGCTCATCAGCAAGAATAAATTCAGGATCGTTTAGTAAAGCTCTCGCAATTGCAACACGTTGTTGCTCTCCACCAGAAAGTTGATGAGGCATTTTTTGAGTAAATTCTTTCATGCCAACTTTATCAAGAACTTCATCGATTTTACGTTCCATTCCTTCTTTATCAACCCATCCCGTTGCTTTAAGTACAAAAAGCATGTTATCTTGTACAGTTCTGTCCGGAAGTAATTTAAAATCTTGAAATACAATCCCAATTTTACGTCTCAAATACGGAATATCATTTTCTTTTAGGGTAGCCAAATCAAAGTCAACAATATGACCTTCACCTTCTGTTAATGGTAAGTCGCCATATAAAGTTTTCATGAAACTACTTTTTCCAGAACCTGTTTTTCCGATGATATAAATAAACTCTCCATGTTTTACTTCTAAATTTACATGAGATAAAATATTTTTTCCTTCTTGATAAATAGCTACATCTTTAAGAGACAGTACGATTTGTGACATGATAAAATTAATTTGAATGGTAAAAGTAATAAGTTAACGGCTGTATTCAAAATAAAATTTCCTCATTTAAAGAAATAGTCCTTTATATACCATTATTTAAGGCTATAAGTGTGTGGATGTTGGCTTTTATAAGAGTGTTAAATGATGATAGTTGTGGTTTTGTTTATAATAAATACTAAAACCAATTCGTTATACCCAGTAGAAAATGATACATTTGAAAATTAAATTAAAATCACAATGCACAAACTTTCACGGTTAATTTTTATACTAGTTTTCCTTTTATCGATTAAGGTTTCGGCACAAAAGTCGGCTATTTATACCTATGATTTAAAGGATTTTGACAAAGCAGTTTCTTTATATAATGACAAACAATATGCATCGGCTCAGATTATTTTCGAAAAAGTAAAAGAAAAAGATGCGAGAGAAGAAGTAAAGGCAGATTGTACTTATTATATTGCTAATTGCGCCATAAGAACCAATCAGCCAAATGCTGATGAGCTTATGGAGCGTTTTGTTGAGGATTACCCAATAAGCACCAAACAAAATCAAGCTTACATTGAAGTAGCTCATTATTTTTTCGACCAGGCAAATTATCCAAAAGCATTGCAGTGGTTTGATCGTGTAGATGAAAGCTATATGAGCAAGAGCGATTTAGATAAATTTAACTTCCAGAAAGGATACAGTTACTTTAATTCTAAAAAGAAAAAAGAAGCAACAACTTATTTTAATAAGGTGGTGAATTCTCCTGAATATGGTTCTCAAGCCAAGTATTATTTAGGATTTATGGCTTATGAAGGCGATGATTATAAAGAAGCAACCAAATATTTTGATGAGGTTTCAGGAGAAGAGAAATACAAAGAAAAGCTTTCGTATTATCAGGCTGATATGAATTTTAAATTAGGGAATTTCCAAAAAGCAATTGATTTAGGACAAAAAGCAATGCCGAAATCAAATGAAATCGAAAAGTCAGAATTGAATAAGATTATTGGAGAGAGCTATTTTAATTTAAAAGCATATGATAAGGCAATTCCGTTTTTAGTACAATATAAAGGTAAAAAGGGGAAATGGAATAATACTGATTTTTACCAATTAGGATATGCTTACTATCAGCAAAAAGATTACGAAAATGCTATCTCACAATTCAATAAAATTATTGAAGGAAAAGATTTTGTAGCACAAAATGCATATTATCATTTAGGTCAGAGTTATTTAAATACTGATAAAAAGCAACAAGCTTTAAATGCATTTAAGAATGCTGCCGAAATGGATTATGATAAAGCAATTCAAGAAGATGCGAGTTTAAATTACGCTAAGCTGAGTTACGAAATTGGGAATTCATACCAAAATGTACCAGTAGTATTGCTTGATTTTTTGAAGAAATACCCAAATAATTCTAGTAAATCTGAAGTAGAGAAGTTATTGATAGATTCTTATATTTCGTCTAAAAATTACAGTGAAGCTTTAAGCTTATTAGAAAAAAATAGATCTCCAGAGAATAGATTAGCTTATCAAAAAGTGCTTTTTTACAGAGGTTTAGAATTGTATAATGATAATAATTATCAAGAAGCTTCTAAGATGTTTGTGAAATCTCTTAATGAACAAAAAAGCCCTGAGTTTACAGCTCGTGCTACTTTTTGGAAAGGAGAAACAGAGTATCTGAATGATGATTTTAAAAATGCTTTAATCAGTTATAAACAATTTGCAGGTTTGGCAGCTGCCAAAGCAACTCCGGAGTTTAAAAATGTTAATTATAATATTGCTTATACGTATTTTAAATTAAAAGAATATGATAATGCAGCCAATTCATTTCAAGCTCAAATTGATAATTCAAAAGAGGATACTTCAAGACTACATGATTCTTACTTAAGATTAGCTGATTGTAGATTTGTAACCTCTAAGTATGCATTGGCACTGGAAGCTTATACAAAAGTGATGAGTTTTAAAGGAGTTGATGCTGATTATGCTTATTTTCAAAAAGCCATTTGTTATGGTTTTATGAATAAAAACGACAAAAAAATCGAAGAGCTTAATGGGTTTCTTCAGATGTATAAAAAATCAGAATATCGTGATGATGCTATGTTTGAGTTGGCAAATACATATGCTGCAGTGAAAAAACAAGAGCAGGCAATTAAAATGTATGATCAATTGGTTGCTGAGTTTAAAAACGGAGCTTTCACAGCAAAGTCTATTTTACGTGAAGGACTAATTTATTATAACTCAGATAGAGATCAATTGGCTTTGACGAAATTTAAAAAAGTAGCAGCTGATTTTCCTAGAACTCCAGAGGCTCTTGAAGCAGTTTCTACAGCGAGATTAATTTATGTAGATAACGGAAAAGTAGATGAATATGCAACTTGGGTACGTACGCTGGATTTTGTAGCAGTTACAGATGCCGACTTGGATAACGATACTTTTGAAGGGGCTATAAAACAATATGATCAAAATAATACTAAACAAGCGATTGTAGGTTTGAGTAGCTATGTGAGTAAATTTCCAAAAGGAATCCATGCACTGGAAGCGAATTTTAAATTAGCGCAAGCATATACAGCAGAAGGCTCAGAAACTAAATCGATTCCTAATTACCAATATATAATCGAGCAGCCTCGTAGTGAATATACAGAGCAATCTTTAATGCGATTGGCTCAGATATTCTTAAAAGCTAAAGATTGTGACAGAGCAATTCCTGTTTTATCTCGTATAGAAAACGAAGGAGATTCTTTTCAAAATAAAACATTTGCACAAGCGAATCTGATGAAATGTTATTATGATAAAAATGATTATAGTAACTCGGTTGTATATGCAGAAAAAGTATTGCAAAACCCTAAAACAGATGAAAATGTAAAAAGTGATGCTCAAATTATTGTAGCAAGAGCAGCAATTAAATCTGGTGATGAAGATAAGGCTAAAACAGCTTATGCAAAATTGGCTACAACATCAAAAGGAGAGTTGGCAGCAGAATCATTGTATTATGATGCTTATTTTAAAAATAAAGAAAATAAGTATGATGCTTCAAATACTGCAATACAAAAATTAGCCAAAAACTATTCATCATTTAAATATTTTGGAGCAAAAGGATTGGTGCTAATGGCGAAAAATTTCTATGGACTAAAAGATAGTTATCAAGCGACTTATATTCTAGAAAATGTAATTCAGAATTTTACAGCTTATCCAGATGTGGTTTCTGAAGCTGAAAAAGAATTAAGTGCTATTAAAGC is a genomic window containing:
- a CDS encoding cell division ATP-binding protein FtsE; its protein translation is MSQIVLSLKDVAIYQEGKNILSHVNLEVKHGEFIYIIGKTGSGKSSFMKTLYGDLPLTEGEGHIVDFDLATLKENDIPYLRRKIGIVFQDFKLLPDRTVQDNMLFVLKATGWVDKEGMERKIDEVLDKVGMKEFTQKMPHQLSGGEQQRVAIARALLNDPEFILADEPTGNLDPQTSSEVLEVLRSINALGKTIIMATHDYALLMKFPSKTLKCEDARIFEVVQRTV
- a CDS encoding glycosyltransferase, translated to MLSILIPVYNYNICPLVKELHRQCLESEIEFEIICQDDGSNSELNKDNEKINLLENCFFISLSKNIGLSSNRNLLASKAKHSYLLYIDGDSIVINKNYIQNYLDNIKNSNIIHGGRVHPTIVNSNKQKLRWKYGRTIEDKTVSQRNLAIYKTLLFNNTLIKKEHFNQIKFDSSLTKYGHEDTLFAYEVSKSNFRVKHIDNAIEHGDIDESKIFISKVKNSLNNLILLDQQNKLNPDFVKILGFYYSLKKYKLISSGNLFFKIFNKVLFNQLCSQNPSLFLFNLYRISYICSIKISNMAFFSIIIPLYNKADYIEKTLKSVFEQTFTDYEIIVVNDESIDGSEIKVLNLKNPRITLYNQKNQGVSVARNLGIEKSKGKLIAFLDADDYWYPNHLEELNNLYLNFPDCGMYCSRYKIKTTKKHFQIPTHNQINSSFSGIIKDYFSSNIPFRITWTSSLAIPKEIIEKFGGFTPGITNGQDLELWTKIGIKHSVAITNTITAIYNFDIPNSLAKNNVDSMNLMDFKQFKIAEQQNSSLKSFLDLYRIEYGLRYYIYGYTTKMNSYLKDVGKQNINLKIRFLLSLPPFSLRLFLKLKNSLKKIGINFSVYE
- a CDS encoding tetratricopeptide repeat protein, with amino-acid sequence MHKLSRLIFILVFLLSIKVSAQKSAIYTYDLKDFDKAVSLYNDKQYASAQIIFEKVKEKDAREEVKADCTYYIANCAIRTNQPNADELMERFVEDYPISTKQNQAYIEVAHYFFDQANYPKALQWFDRVDESYMSKSDLDKFNFQKGYSYFNSKKKKEATTYFNKVVNSPEYGSQAKYYLGFMAYEGDDYKEATKYFDEVSGEEKYKEKLSYYQADMNFKLGNFQKAIDLGQKAMPKSNEIEKSELNKIIGESYFNLKAYDKAIPFLVQYKGKKGKWNNTDFYQLGYAYYQQKDYENAISQFNKIIEGKDFVAQNAYYHLGQSYLNTDKKQQALNAFKNAAEMDYDKAIQEDASLNYAKLSYEIGNSYQNVPVVLLDFLKKYPNNSSKSEVEKLLIDSYISSKNYSEALSLLEKNRSPENRLAYQKVLFYRGLELYNDNNYQEASKMFVKSLNEQKSPEFTARATFWKGETEYLNDDFKNALISYKQFAGLAAAKATPEFKNVNYNIAYTYFKLKEYDNAANSFQAQIDNSKEDTSRLHDSYLRLADCRFVTSKYALALEAYTKVMSFKGVDADYAYFQKAICYGFMNKNDKKIEELNGFLQMYKKSEYRDDAMFELANTYAAVKKQEQAIKMYDQLVAEFKNGAFTAKSILREGLIYYNSDRDQLALTKFKKVAADFPRTPEALEAVSTARLIYVDNGKVDEYATWVRTLDFVAVTDADLDNDTFEGAIKQYDQNNTKQAIVGLSSYVSKFPKGIHALEANFKLAQAYTAEGSETKSIPNYQYIIEQPRSEYTEQSLMRLAQIFLKAKDCDRAIPVLSRIENEGDSFQNKTFAQANLMKCYYDKNDYSNSVVYAEKVLQNPKTDENVKSDAQIIVARAAIKSGDEDKAKTAYAKLATTSKGELAAESLYYDAYFKNKENKYDASNTAIQKLAKNYSSFKYFGAKGLVLMAKNFYGLKDSYQATYILENVIQNFTAYPDVVSEAEKELSAIKAEESKTNSSITK
- a CDS encoding class I SAM-dependent methyltransferase; translated protein: MNLRSVYYFISPKSRLVARKIYYSPFDLFNSLSGRKKKMVPNKGDIFIGSGDFVEQGKHHLKLLIEYAKLKPNHSVLDVGCGIGRVAVPLTNYLLADSSYEGFDLVKKGINWCKNNITINFPNFNFQHIPLNNDLYSLTNQKAENFTFPYLDNSFDTVFLFSVFTHMQPLEIQNYLNEIYRVLKPGGRCLATFFVYDEINESMISNNNGTYIFPYKNEGYRLMNEKVPSANIAFNEKYLYKMAGLSKLKIENKIYGTWSKRGDKSLLDFQDILVFEK